A DNA window from Brassica napus cultivar Da-Ae chromosome C1, Da-Ae, whole genome shotgun sequence contains the following coding sequences:
- the LOC106428912 gene encoding myrosinase-binding protein 2-like yields MFGNTAIFSTDFVVEGKAGAKLIGFHGRSGSALDAIGAHFFASASPLKHIEPRGGFGGNAWDDGVYDGVRKISVGLNCGNVSYVRFKYVKGSTSVKHSHGKMSEEPKEFKVDYPNEYVTSVEGTYNFCGDVTSLTFKTSKERVSTGFGRSSSGSKFVLAVKDHMLVGFCGRNYCHKALRMKSQELSLYCFRKLAQKLKLLTIKNLSQISITRTLTLLLQKTSSKT; encoded by the exons ATGTTTGGTAACACGGCTATTTTCTCGACAGACTTTGTGGTGGAAGGTAAAGCTGGAGCAAAGCTTATAGGGTTCCATGGAAGGTCTGGCTCTGCTCTCGATGCCATAGGAGCTCACTTTTTCGCGTCGGCTTCTCCTCTAAAGCATATAGAACCTCGTGGTGGATTCGGAGGAAACGCTTGGGATGATGGAGTTTATGATGGTGTAAGAAAAATCTCGGTGGGACTAAACTGTGGCAACGTTAGCTATGTTAGGTTCAAGTATGTTAAAGGAAGCACGTCGGTGAAGCATTCTCATGGCAAGATGAGCGAAGAACCTAAAGAG TTTAAGGTGGATTATCCAAACGAGTACGTTACATCAGTGGAAGGGACTTATAACTTTTGTGGTGATGTGACCTCGCTAactttcaaaacatcaaaagaGAGAGTTTCTACTGGGTTTGGAAGATCATCATCAGGTTCGAAATTTGTACTTGCGGTGAAAGATCACATGCTTGTCGGGTTCTGTGGCAGGAACTATTGTCACAAAGCTTTAAGAATGAAATCACAAGAACTCTCACTTTATTGCTTCAGAAAACTAGCTCAAAAACTTAAGCTTCTCACAATCAAAAATCTCTCTCAAATCTCAATCACAAGAACTCTCACTTTATTGCTTCAGAAAACTAGCTCAAAAACTTAA